TATTACTTTAATCTTATTTTGTTTCTTTGTCAACAAAAAAATGCGAAGAAAAAATACCACTTACTTAGTGATATTTTTTAGATGATGTCTGTATCGACCGATAAACCTGAAAATTGTATCAAATTCTTCTTTCGTCATATGTGCGAAAACATCTTGATCACGTTGCAAAAAGGCTTCATGCAATTGCTGATGGATCGCGTTGATTTCTTGCCCCTTTTTTGTTAGTTCAAAATAGATTTCTTTTCTATTATCTTCGTTCTGATAGCGTTGAATGATATTTTTAGTGAGCAATTTTTTAGTCAATTTACTAATAGCACCACGAGTCATGTAGCTTGCAGCAGCGAGTTTTGTGACATTTGCTTCAGGGATAAGAGCAATATGTTCGATCAATTCGATTTCATTTAAGGTATAGCCATTTAAAGCTGATTCTAATTCTGGTTTATTGAGCCAGATGATTTCATTACAGAGATCCATCAGTTCACTCATTAACTGTTGTCTATTATCCATGCGAACTCCTTTGTACTTTTTCTTTAGTATAGGAGCTTTTTGTTTCTTTTGCAACAAAAATCAGAAGGTTAGTATAT
This sequence is a window from Enterococcus wangshanyuanii. Protein-coding genes within it:
- a CDS encoding MarR family transcriptional regulator — its product is MDNRQQLMSELMDLCNEIIWLNKPELESALNGYTLNEIELIEHIALIPEANVTKLAAASYMTRGAISKLTKKLLTKNIIQRYQNEDNRKEIYFELTKKGQEINAIHQQLHEAFLQRDQDVFAHMTKEEFDTIFRFIGRYRHHLKNITK